One window of the Ammospiza nelsoni isolate bAmmNel1 chromosome 2, bAmmNel1.pri, whole genome shotgun sequence genome contains the following:
- the CHD4 gene encoding chromodomain-helicase-DNA-binding protein 4 isoform X4, whose product MASGIGSPSPCSGGSDDDEMEILLNNAIPQHPEPEEEPEEELLSEADTPKIKKKKKPKKLKEPKVPKLSKRQKKELGDSSGEGNEFVEEEEEVLRSDSEGSDYTPGKKKKKKLGPKKEKKNKAKRKEEEEEEEEDDDSKEPKSSAQLLEDWGMEDIDHIFTEEDYRTLTNYKAFSQFVRPLIAAKNPKIAVSKMMMVLGAKWREFSTNNPFKGSSGASVAAAAAAAVAVVESMVTNVDAVLPQPPVDVPLRKAKTKEGKGPNARRKPKASPRIPDIKKPKTKKVAPLKIKLGGFGSKRKRSSSEDDDLDVESDFDDASINSYSVSDGSTSRSSRSRKKLKAGKKKKKGEEDSTVAVDGYETDHQDYCEVCQQGGEIILCDTCPRAYHMVCLDPDMEKAPEGKWSCPHCEKEGIQWEAKEDNSEGEEILEDVVGDAEEEDDHHMEFCRVCKDGGELLCCDACPSSYHIHCLNPPLPEIPNGEWLCPRCTCPALKGKVQKILIWKWGQPPVGPAPPRPPDADPNAPPPKPLEGRPERQFFVKWQGMSYWHCSWVSELQLELHCQVMFRNYQRKNDMDEPPSGDFGGEEEKSRKRKNKDPKYAEMEERFYRYGIKPEWMMIHRILNHSVDKKGNVHYLIKWRDLPYDQASWESEDVDIQDYDLYKQAYWNHRELMRGEEGRPGKKLKKVKMRKLERPPETPTVDPTVKYDRQPEYLDVTGGTLHPYQLEGLNWLRFSWAQGTDTILADEMGLGKTVQTAVFLYSLYKEGHSKGPFLVSAPLSTIINWEREFEMWAPDMYVVTYVGDKDSRAIIRENEFTFEDNAIRGGKKASRMKKEAAVKFHVLLTSYELITIDMAILGSIDWACLIVDEAHRLKNNQSKFFRVLNGYSLQHKLLLTGTPLQNNLEELFHLLNFLTPERFHNLEGFLEEFADIAKEDQIKKLHDMLGPHMLRRLKADVFKNMPSKTELIVRVELSPMQKKYYKYILTRNFEALNARGGGNQVSLLNVVMDLKKCCNHPYLFPVAAMEAPKMPNGMYDGSALIRASGKLLLLQKMLKNLKEGGHRVLIFSQMTKMLDLLEDFLEHEGYKYERIDGGITGNMRQEAIDRFNAPGAQQFCFLLSTRAGGLGINLATADTVIIYDSDWNPHNDIQAFSRAHRIGQNKKVMIYRFVTRASVEERITQVAKKKMMLTHLVVRPGLGSKTGSMSKQELDDILKFGTEELFKDEATEGGDNKEGEDSSVIHYDDKAIERLLDRNQDETEDTELQGMNEYLSSFKVAQYVVREEEMGEEEVEREIIKQEESVDPDYWEKLLRHHYEQQQEDLARNLGKGKRIRKQVNYNDGSQEDRGSRAVFLSDWQDDQSDNQSDYSVASEEGDEDFDERSEAARRPSRKGLRNDKDKPLPPLLARVGGNIEVLGFNARQRKAFLNAIMRYGMPPQDAFTTQWLVRDLRGKSEKEFKAYVSLFMRHLCEPGADGAETFADGVPREGLSRQHVLTRIGVMSLIRKKVQEFEHVNGRWSMPELAEIEENKKLSQPSSPSPKTPTPSTPGDTQPNTPAPVPPPEDGVKVEEGASAKEQGEPSEPEKELSASATETEAPMEQCAQPVETPPQEAKSPVNSTEVDEKKVEEMEVKERPDEPMEVESKADVEKVEDRAATENPPDPPIITLDEKDEKKDDDKRDVVMLQNGEMLKESVDERHKKAVKQRFMFNIADGGFTELHSLWQNEERAATVTKKTYEIWHRRHDYWLLAGIINHGYARWQDIQNDPRYAILNEPFKGEMNRGNFLEIKNKFLARRFKLLEQALVIEEQLRRAAYLNMSEDPSHPSMALNTRFAEVECLAESHQHLSKESMAGNKPANAVLHKVLKQLEELLSDMKADVTRLPATIARIPPVAVRLQMSERNILSRLANRSSEPPPPPPPQQVRTRSGGPAAVSSWPSAVDLSAKLK is encoded by the exons ATGGCTTCGGGCATTGGATCTCCGTCACCATGCTCAGGGGGCAGTGATGATGATGAGATGGAGATCCTGTTGAACAACGCTATCCCCCAGCATCCAG AACCTGAAGAAGAGCCAGAAGAAGAGCTTCTGTCAGAAGCTGACACTCCCAAaatcaagaagaagaagaagcccAAGAAACTGAAGGAACCCAAAGTTCCTAAGCTCAGCAAGCGTCAGAAGAAGGAG ctggggGACAGCTCTGGTGAGGGGAATGAGTTTgtagaggaagaagaagaggtTCTGCGCTCTGACAGTGAGGGCAGTGATTATACCcctgggaagaagaaaaagaagaaattaggacccaagaaggaaaagaaaaacaaagccaaacgcaaggaggaggaggaagaggaggaagaagatgatgaCTCAAAG GAGCCAAAGTCATCTGCTCAGCTCCTGGAAGATTGGGGCATGGAGGATATTGATCACATCTTCACAGAGGAGGATTACCGCACACTCACCAACTACAAAGCTTTCAGCCAGTTTGTCAG GCCACTTATTGCAGCCAAGAACCCTAAAATAGCAGTGTCGAAGATGATGATGGTCCTGGGAGCCAAATGGAGGGAGTTTAGCACCAACAACCCCTTCAAGGGAAGTTCAGGTGCatctgtggcagctgctgcagctgcagctgttgcaGTAGTCGAGAGTATGGTGACAAACGTGGATGCTGTCCTGCCGCAGCCCCCTGTAGATGTGCCACTCAGGAAAGCCAAGACAAAGGAGGGCAAAG GACCCAATGCCCGGCGGAAGCCAAAGGCCAGTCCTCGTATTCCTGATATCAAGAAACCTAAAACAAAGAAGGTGGCACCACTGAAAATCAAACTGGGAGGATTTGGTTCCAAGCGTAAAAGATCATCA AGTGAAGATGATGATCTGGATGTGGAGTCAGACTTTGATGATGCCAGCATCAACAGCTACTCTGTGTCAGACGGATCTACAAGCCGTAGTAGCCGCAGTCGCAAAAAACTCAAGgctgggaagaagaaaaagaaag gtgaggaggaCTCCACAGTGGCTGTGGATGGCTATGAGACTGATCACCAGGACTACTGTGAGGtgtgccagcagggaggagaaatTATATTGTGTGATACCTGCCCTCGTGCCTACCACATGGTTTGCCTGGACCCAGACATGGAGAAAGCTCCAGAGGGCAAGTGGAGCTGCCCACACTGT gaaaaagaggGCATTCAGTGGGAAGCAAAGGAGGATAACTCTGAAGGTGAGGAAATCCTGGAGGATGTCGTGGGAGAtgctgaggaagaggatgacCACCATATGGAGTTCTGTAGAGTCTGCAAGGATGgaggagagctgctgtgctgtgatgcCTGTCCTTCCTCCTATCACATCCACTGTCTGAATCCCCCGCTGCCTGAGATTCCCAATGGAGAATGGCTGTGTCCTCGCTGCACT tgcccagctttgaaaggaaaggtgcagaagATCTTGATCTGGAAATGGGGTCAGCCCCCAGTGGGCCCTGCACCACCACGTCCGCCCGACGCCGACCCCAATGCTCCACCACCAAAGCCTCTGGAGGGTCGGCCTGAGAGGCAGTTCTTTGTCAAATGGCAGGGCATGTCCTACTGGCACTGCTCCTGGGTGTCCGAGTTGCAG CTGGAGTTGCACTGCCAGGTCATGTTTCGTAACTACCAACGCAAAAATGATATGGATGAGCCTCCCTCGGGAGACTTTGgaggggaagaagagaaaagccgaaagagaaaaaacaaggaCCCCAAATATGCTGAGATGGAGGAGCGTTTCTATCGATATGGGATCAAGCCTGAGTGGATGATGATCCACAGGATCCTTAATCATAG TGTGGATAAGAAGGGGAATGTCCACTATTTGATTAAATGGAGAGACCTACCCTATGACCAGGCATCCTGGGAAAGTGAAGATGTGGATATTCAAGATTATGACCTCTACAAGCAAGCCTACTGGAATCACAG GGAGCTGATGCGAGGTGAAGAGGGCCGGCCTGGTAAGAAGTTAAAGAAAGTGAAGATGCGGAAACTGGAGAGACCCCCTGAGACTCCCACAGTAGAT CCAACAGTGAAATATGACCGGCAACCCGAGTACCTCGATGTAACAGGGGGGACCTTGCATCCCTACCAGCTGGAAGGGCTGAATTGGCTGCGCTTCTCTTGGGCCCAGGGCACAGATACAATCTTGGCTGATGAGATGGGTCTGGGAAAGACTGTGCAGACAGCAGTGTTCCTGTATTCCTTATACAAAGAG GGCCACTCAAAAGGTCCCTTCTTGGTGAGTGCACCACTGTCCACAATCATCAACTGGGAACGAGAATTTGAGATGTGGGCCCCAGACATGTATGTAGTGACCTATGTTGGGGACAAAGACAGCCGGGCCATCATCCGTGAGAATGAGTTCACTTTTGAGGATAATGCCATACGTGGAGGCAAAAAAGCATCCAGAATGAAG aagGAGGCTGCTGTCAAGTTCCATGTGCTTCTCACCTCCTATGAATTGATCACAATTGATATGGCCATACTAGGCTCTATTGACTGGGCCTGTCTCATTGTAGATGAAGCTCACAGACTGAAGAACAACCAGTCTAAG TTCTTCCGTGTGCTGAATGGTTACTCCCTCCAGCACAAGCTGCTGCTTACAGGAACTCCCCTGCAGAACAACCTGGAGGAACTGTTCCACCTGCTGAACTTCCTGACACCCGAGAGATTCCA TAACTTGGAGGGCTTCCTAGAAGAGTTTGCGGATATTGCCAAGGAAGATCAGATCAAGAAGCTGCACGACATGCTGGGCCCGCATATGCTGAGGCGTCTCAAGGCTGATGTGTTCAAGAATATGCCATCTAAGACTGAGCTCATTGTCAGAGTGGAGCTGAGTCCCATGCAGAA gaaatattataaatacattttgacAAGAAACTTTGAGGCACTGAATGCACGAGGTGGTGGTAACCAAGTCTCATTGCTCAATGTTGTTATGGATCTGAAGAAGTGCTGTAACCACCCCTACCTctttcctgtggctgctatg gaagcTCCAAAAATGCCAAATGGCATGTATGATGGTAGTGCACTTATTCGAGCCTCTGGAAAGCTGTTGCTGCTCCAGAAGATGTTAAAGAACTTGAAGGAAGGAGGCCACAGGGTGCTCATATTCTCTCAG ATGACTAAAATGTTGGACCTTCTGGAAGATTTTTTGGAACACGAAGGATACAAATATGAGCGGATTGATGGAGGAATCACAGGGAACATGCGTCAGGAGGCTATTGATCGCTTCAATG ctcctggagctcagcagttctgctttctgctttcaaCTCGAGCTGGGGGTCTTGGTATTAACTTGGCCACAGCAGATACTGTGATTATCTACGATTCAGACTGGAACCCCCACAATGATATCCAG GCCTTCAGCCGTGCGCACAGAATTGGACAGAACAAGAAGGTGATGATCTATCGCTTTGTGACAAGGGCCTCGGTGGAGGAGCGTATCACTCAGGTGGCCAAGAAGAAAATGATGCTTACTCACCTGGTAGTGAGACCAGGGTTGGGCTCCAAGACAGGCTCCATGTCCAAGCAGGAGCTTGATGACATTCTCAAATTTGGCACTGAAGAACTCTTCAAGGACGAAGCTACTGAGGGGG GGGATAACAAAGAAGGTGAGGACAGTAGCGTCATCCACTACGATGACAAAGCAATTGAGCGTCTGTTGGATCGGAACCAGGATGAAACAGAAGATACTGAACTTCAGGGCATGAATGAATATCTCAGCTCCTTCAAGGTGGCCCAGTATGTGGTTCGTGAGGAGGAGATGGGG gaagaggaggttgAACGGGAAATTATCAAGCAGGAGGAATCGGTAGATCCTGATTACTGGGAGAAGCTGCTCCGTCACCATTATGAGCAACAGCAGGAGGATCTGGCCAGGAATCTGGGCAAGGGCAAACGTATTCGCAAGCAAGTGAACTACAACGATGGCTCACAGGAGGATAGAG GCTCACgtgctgtttttctttcagactgGCAGGATGACCAGTCAGATAATCAGTCAGACTATTCAGTTGCTTCTGAAGAAGGGGACGAGGACTTTGATGAGAGATCTGAAG cAGCTCGTCGGCCTAGCCGCAAGGGCCTCAGAAATGACAAGGATAAGCCTCTGCCTCCATTACTGGCCCGTGTGGGAGGGAACATCGAG GTGCTGGGTTTCAACGCTCGCCAGCGGAAAGCCTTCCTCAATGCTATCATGCGCTATGGAATGCCACCTCAGGATGCCTTCACCACTCAGTGGCTTGTTCGGGACCTTCGTGGCAAGTCAGAGAAGGAGTTCAA GGCCTATGTCTCGCTGTTCATGCGCCATTTATGTGAACCTGGAGCTGATGGTGCCGAGACCTTTGCAGATGGGGTCCCACGGGAAGGTCTTTCTCGGCAGCACGTCCTTACTCGCATTGGGGTCATGTCGCTTATACGCAAAAAG GTACAGGAATTCGAGCATGTGAACGGCCGCTGGAGTATGCCAGAACTGGCAGAGATAGAGGAGAACAAGAAActgtcacagcccagctcaccCTCCCCCAAAACTCCAACTCCTTCGACACCAGGGGATACGCAGCCGAACACACCGGCCCCTGTTCCTCCCCCTG aagatggagtaaaAGTAGAAGAAGGAGCTAGTGCTAAGGAGCAAGGAGAGCCTTCTGAACCAGAGAAGGAGCTCAGTGCCTCTGCTACTGAAACAGAGGCCCCTATGGAG CAGTGTGCTCAGCCTGTGGAGACACCACCCCAGGAAGCAAAATCCCCAGTGAACTCCACAGAAGTGGATGAAAAGAAAGTAGAGGAAATGGAAGTGAAGGAAAGACCAGATGAACCAATGGAAGTAGAAAGCAAAG ctgaTGTGGAGAAAGTGGAAGACAGAGCAGCTACTGAGAATCCTCCTGACCCTCCCATAATCACTCTGGATGAGAAAG ATGAGAAAAAGGATGATGATAAGAGAGATGTGGTGATGCTGCAGAACGGAGAGATGCTGAAAGAGTCAGTAGATGAAAGGCACAAGAAGGCAGTAAAGCAGCGCTTCATGTTCAACATAGCAGATGGTGGTTTCACTG AACTACACTCCCTCTGGCAGAATGAGGAGCGGGCTGCCACTGTCACCAAGAAGACCTATGAGATCTGGCATCGGCGTCACGACTACTGGCTCCTAGCTGGGATTATCAA TCATGGCTATGCCCGTTGGCAGGATATTCAGAATGATCCACGTTACGCCATCCTCAATGAACCCTTCAAGGGTGAGATGAACAGGGGTAACTTCCTGGAAATAAAGAATAAGTTTTTGGCAAGGAGATTTAAG CTTCTGGAGCAAGCGCTGGTGATCGAGGAGCAGTTGCGGCGAGCTGCCTATCTGAACATGTCCGAAGACCCATCTCACCCCTCCATGGCTCTGAACACACGTTTTGCAGAGGTGGAATGCCTGGCTGAGAGCCACCAGCACCTATCCAAGGAATCGATGGCGGGGAATAAACCAGCCAATGCCGTGCTGCACAAAG TTCtgaagcagctggaggagctttTGAGTGACATGAAGGCCGATGTGACCCGTCTGCCCGCCACGATTGCCCGCATCCCCCCCGTGGCAGTGCGCCTCCAGATGTCGGAGCGCAACATCCTCAGCCGCCTGGCCAACCGCAGCAGCgagcccccgccgccgcccccgccccaaCAAGTACGTACCCGCTCTG GTGGCCCAGCAGCAGTGAGTTCCTGGCCCAGTGCTGTTGACCTTTCGGCCAAGCTGAAGTGA